One Candidatus Mikella endobia genomic window carries:
- a CDS encoding riboflavin synthase: MFTGIIQSTAPIIAIEEKKFFRTHYILLPVELLPNLNIGASVAHNGCCLTVTGINGTLISFDLMKETLRLTNLCQLKVGDEINIERAARLHSEISGHLISGHIICIAELMKIIISENNRQLWFSLHNYTLIKYVLHKGYIALDGISLTVGKVVNNCFCVHLIPETLLRTTLGKKLLGYNVNIEIDSQTQLIVNTVERVFLAKSNHNFCY, encoded by the coding sequence ATGTTTACTGGTATAATTCAATCTACGGCGCCCATTATCGCGATTGAAGAAAAAAAGTTTTTTCGTACTCATTATATACTATTACCTGTAGAGTTATTACCAAACTTGAATATTGGAGCTTCAGTAGCACATAATGGTTGTTGTTTGACAGTTACTGGTATTAATGGTACTTTAATAAGTTTTGATCTAATGAAAGAAACGTTAAGACTAACTAATTTATGCCAGCTTAAAGTAGGTGATGAAATTAATATAGAGAGAGCGGCAAGACTTCATTCAGAAATTAGCGGTCATCTAATATCAGGACATATTATTTGTATTGCTGAATTAATGAAAATTATTATATCAGAAAATAACCGACAACTGTGGTTTTCATTACACAATTATACATTAATAAAATATGTTTTGCATAAAGGATATATTGCCTTAGACGGTATTAGCTTAACAGTTGGAAAAGTAGTTAATAATTGCTTTTGTGTACATTTAATACCTGAAACATTACTACGTACTACACTAGGTAAAAAACTACTAGGTTATAACGTTAATATCGAAATTGATTCGCAGACGCAGTTGATTGTTAATACTGTAGAGCGGGTCTTCTTAGCAAAGAGTAATCATAACTTTTGTTATTGA
- the grxD gene encoding Grx4 family monothiol glutaredoxin, with protein MNIKKIKQQIKENKILLYMKGSPNCPSCGFSAKAVEIISKYVENFSYIDVLINPDIRVELPKLANWPTFPQLWINGNFIGGCDIIIEMYQNGELKEIINNLRLNAVNNQP; from the coding sequence ATGAATATTAAAAAAATTAAACAACAAATAAAAGAAAATAAAATACTTCTTTATATGAAAGGATCCCCAAACTGTCCCAGTTGTGGTTTTTCTGCTAAAGCAGTAGAAATTATTTCTAAATACGTAGAAAATTTTTCTTATATTGATGTACTAATTAATCCAGATATTCGTGTTGAATTACCTAAATTAGCTAACTGGCCTACATTCCCACAACTATGGATAAATGGTAATTTTATTGGTGGATGTGATATAATTATTGAGATGTACCAAAATGGTGAATTAAAAGAAATTATTAATAATCTACGATTAAATGCAGTTAACAACCAACCATAA
- the greA gene encoding transcription elongation factor GreA, giving the protein MNKIPMTRRGAEKLRKELEYLKNVCRPKITRSIADAREYGDLKENAEYHAAREQQGFCECRIEKIETKLFNAQVIDVTKLTPNGKVIFGATVSVENLNKKEKTKYCIVGDDEADFKQNLISINSPIARGLVGKIEGDIVVIKTPSGVVKYKILSVDYL; this is encoded by the coding sequence ATGAATAAGATTCCTATGACTAGGCGCGGCGCGGAAAAACTCCGTAAGGAACTTGAATATTTAAAAAATGTTTGCCGACCTAAGATTACCAGATCTATTGCTGATGCTCGTGAATATGGTGATTTAAAAGAAAATGCTGAGTATCATGCTGCTAGAGAACAACAAGGATTTTGTGAATGCCGAATAGAAAAAATAGAAACTAAATTATTTAATGCACAGGTGATAGATGTAACTAAGCTTACCCCGAACGGCAAAGTTATTTTTGGGGCTACAGTTAGTGTAGAGAATCTTAATAAAAAAGAAAAAACAAAATATTGCATTGTCGGTGATGATGAAGCTGATTTTAAACAAAATCTAATTTCTATTAATTCTCCTATAGCTCGCGGACTTGTTGGAAAAATAGAAGGAGACATTGTAGTTATTAAAACTCCTAGTGGAGTAGTAAAATATAAGATACTTAGTGTTGATTATTTGTAA
- the rlmE gene encoding 23S rRNA (uridine(2552)-2'-O)-methyltransferase RlmE, whose protein sequence is MTTKNRSTSSTRWLQEHFNDKYVQQAQKKQLRSRAWFKLHQIQQSDKLFYPGITVVDLGSAPGGWSQYVVMQIGNKGRVIACDILPMDLIVGVDFIQGDFRNPLVLKSLMEIIGKKKVQVVLSDMAPNISGIPAVDIPKAMYLVELALEMCLDILAPSGSFLVKMFQGETFDKYLHTIRSLFKNVKIRKPEASRNHSREVYIVAKERKF, encoded by the coding sequence ATGACTACTAAAAATCGTTCTACAAGTTCTACCCGTTGGCTACAAGAACACTTTAATGATAAATATGTTCAGCAGGCACAAAAAAAACAACTGCGTTCTCGTGCTTGGTTTAAACTTCATCAAATACAACAAAGTGACAAGCTATTTTATCCAGGAATAACTGTAGTAGATTTAGGATCTGCCCCTGGAGGTTGGTCTCAATATGTTGTTATGCAAATAGGCAATAAAGGTCGTGTTATTGCTTGTGATATTCTACCAATGGATTTAATAGTAGGTGTAGATTTTATACAAGGTGATTTTCGTAACCCATTAGTGTTAAAGTCTTTGATGGAAATTATAGGTAAAAAAAAAGTGCAGGTAGTACTATCAGATATGGCTCCTAATATAAGTGGTATTCCAGCAGTTGATATACCTAAAGCTATGTATCTAGTAGAATTAGCACTGGAAATGTGTCTAGATATTCTTGCCCCCAGTGGTAGTTTTTTGGTAAAAATGTTTCAGGGAGAAACTTTTGATAAGTACCTGCATACAATACGTTCTCTTTTTAAGAATGTCAAAATTCGTAAACCTGAAGCTTCTCGGAACCATTCACGAGAAGTGTATATTGTAGCGAAAGAACGTAAATTCTAG
- the secG gene encoding preprotein translocase subunit SecG yields MYRFLLVIFLVISIVLIILIMLQQIKGADVKTSSSVGSTIFSFKTYNKFVTSITFILATLVFVLSLILGNISNKYSKKINGTDLNNVQYKKVNQLKNCKHD; encoded by the coding sequence ATGTATCGATTTCTATTAGTTATTTTTCTAGTAATATCTATTGTACTTATAATACTAATTATGCTGCAACAAATTAAAGGTGCTGATGTAAAAACTTCATCAAGTGTAGGCAGTACTATATTTAGTTTTAAAACTTATAATAAGTTCGTAACTAGTATAACATTTATACTAGCAACGCTAGTTTTTGTTCTCAGTTTAATACTAGGAAATATAAGTAATAAATATAGTAAAAAAATAAATGGTACCGATCTAAATAATGTTCAGTATAAAAAAGTAAACCAGTTGAAAAATTGCAAACATGATTAG
- a CDS encoding LSm family protein: MTTLKQKLIDIIYEPIKILEFILVVIDFIRNSQSTLHIYNSEFILMLRITVKNKLLEIIKTVSSKIVTVTVDEKYKLANNIQKENIVPIVVMYY; this comes from the coding sequence TTGACAACATTAAAACAAAAATTAATAGATATAATCTATGAACCGATAAAAATATTAGAATTTATTCTAGTAGTTATTGACTTTATTCGTAATTCCCAGTCAACGTTACATATCTATAATAGTGAATTTATATTAATGTTACGTATTACAGTAAAAAATAAATTGCTAGAAATTATAAAAACAGTATCTAGTAAAATAGTTACTGTAACTGTAGATGAAAAATATAAATTAGCAAATAATATCCAGAAAGAAAATATAGTACCTATAGTTGTAATGTATTACTAA
- the nusA gene encoding transcription termination factor NusA produces the protein MNKEILAVVEAVSNEKSIPREKIFEALEIALATATKKKYEQEIDVRVSINQKSGDLNTFRRWIIVDKVTQPTREITLAAAKIDDPLATIGGYIEDKIDSITFDRITTQTAKQVIIQKVREAERAIIIDQFCHYEGKLLTSVVKTVNRDNLILDLGNHVEAVICSEDMLPRENFRTGDRIRGILYSIRPESRGAQLFVSRSRPEMLVELFRIEVPEISEEIIEIKAVARDPGSRAKIAVITHDKRIDPIGACVGMRGARVQAVSNELNGERIDIVLWDNNPAKFVINAMAPADIASIVVDEDKHTMDIAVEANNLAQAIGRNGQNVRLASQLSGWELTVMTVEDLKLKHQAETNEAINILTSNLHITKNLATVLVAEGFSSLEELAYVPLNELLEMKLINEKTIIMLREKAKNALNNLSLAKKKNKKVPAKDLLDLPELERCIAFKLAQHGVCNLEDLAEQSVQDISNIEGLSNEKAGKIIMAARNICWFKDNNK, from the coding sequence ATGAATAAAGAAATTCTTGCTGTTGTTGAAGCAGTTTCTAATGAAAAATCAATCCCCAGAGAAAAAATTTTCGAAGCTCTAGAAATAGCACTAGCTACAGCAACTAAGAAAAAATACGAACAAGAAATAGATGTTCGCGTTAGTATAAATCAAAAATCAGGTGATTTGAATACCTTTCGTCGTTGGATTATTGTAGATAAGGTTACTCAACCTACTAGGGAAATTACCCTTGCTGCTGCAAAAATTGATGATCCGCTAGCAACAATAGGTGGTTATATAGAAGATAAAATAGATTCAATTACATTTGATCGTATTACTACTCAAACTGCAAAACAAGTAATAATTCAGAAAGTACGTGAAGCAGAACGTGCAATTATTATCGATCAATTCTGTCATTACGAAGGGAAACTTCTAACAAGTGTAGTGAAAACAGTTAATAGAGATAACTTAATTTTAGATTTAGGAAACCATGTTGAAGCAGTAATTTGTAGTGAGGATATGCTTCCTAGGGAAAATTTTCGTACTGGAGACCGTATACGAGGGATATTATATTCTATTCGTCCCGAATCTAGAGGTGCACAACTGTTTGTAAGTAGATCACGTCCGGAGATGTTAGTCGAATTATTCAGAATTGAGGTACCGGAAATAAGTGAGGAAATAATTGAAATTAAAGCTGTTGCTAGAGATCCTGGTTCCCGTGCAAAAATAGCAGTGATAACCCATGATAAACGTATTGATCCTATTGGAGCTTGCGTCGGAATGCGTGGAGCACGTGTTCAAGCAGTTTCTAATGAACTCAATGGCGAACGTATCGATATTGTGTTATGGGATAATAATCCTGCTAAGTTCGTTATTAATGCCATGGCTCCTGCAGATATCGCTTCTATAGTAGTAGACGAAGATAAGCACACGATGGATATCGCGGTAGAAGCAAATAATCTTGCTCAAGCTATTGGACGTAACGGACAAAACGTTAGACTAGCTTCCCAGCTTAGCGGCTGGGAGTTAACTGTAATGACAGTAGAAGATCTAAAGTTAAAACATCAAGCTGAAACCAATGAAGCTATCAATATCTTAACTAGTAATCTACATATTACTAAAAATTTAGCTACAGTGCTAGTAGCGGAAGGTTTCTCATCCCTGGAAGAATTAGCATATGTACCGTTAAATGAATTGCTAGAAATGAAATTGATAAATGAAAAAACAATAATAATGTTACGTGAAAAAGCAAAAAATGCACTGAATAATCTTTCTTTAGCGAAAAAAAAGAATAAAAAAGTACCAGCTAAAGATCTGCTAGATCTTCCAGAACTGGAGCGATGCATAGCATTTAAATTGGCTCAGCATGGTGTTTGTAATTTAGAAGATCTTGCTGAACAGAGTGTCCAAGATATATCAAATATTGAAGGTTTGAGTAATGAAAAAGCAGGAAAGATAATCATGGCAGCGCGTAATATTTGCTGGTTTAAAGATAACAATAAATAA
- the infB gene encoding translation initiation factor IF-2, translating to MTDITVTMKSLAAEIHIPVDNLIKQFANAGIDKTAVDSVTEIEKKIFFAYLNNRNIISNKLTWQRKIRSMLNIYTTEGKSKSIPIEFRRNRNYIQNNPNTQLYSQAEEKAQREAEEKAQREAEEKAQREAEEKAQREAEEKAQREAEEKAQREAEEKAQREAEEKALHKKDKNKRKELANFKRPVADEMHHKVEEKSYKQVDKKRRFAEKLGNNLNTASAEEVDIINYYNFNTSNYVLEAEEENDIKIEGDHRRTRVFNSSKKKISKLSALDSDREEARTVGSYHKNQRKKSTLLHRFNKPTQVVNRDVIIGETISVTELANKMALKVSQVIKTMMKLGAIATINQVIDQETAQLIAEEMGHNVILCSKNKLEESVMYERNTINPATTELRAPIVTIMGHVDHGKTSILDYIRTAKVAAGEVGGITQHLGTYQLKTEKGMITFLDTPGHAAFTAMRARGVQITDIIVLVVAADEGVMLQTIEAIQHAKVAKVPIVVAVNKIDKLESNPDIIKNELTKYDLLPEEWGGENQFVYVSAKTGSGIDKLLEAILLQAEILELKAINKGFASGVVIESCLDKGLGPVATVLVLEGTLNRGDVVLCGLEYGRVRAMRNEFGCDLKSAGPSVPVKILGLSGIPAVGDKVTVVRDEKKAREVAIYRQSKFREIKLARQQQSTLENMFSNFTKSEISELNIVLKSDVQGSAEAISNALENLSTEKIKVKIVGSGVGSITDTDVTLAATSNAILLGFNVRAENSVNQLLETKKIDIRYYSIIYDLINEVKKAMNCMLLPAYKQEIVGIAKVSDVFNSLKFGAIAGCIVTEGVVKCHNKIRILRKNVVIYEGEIDSLRHFKDNVNEVRNGMTCGIGVKNYNNIILGDIIEVFNSVEIKRTSV from the coding sequence ATGACAGATATAACAGTAACCATGAAATCGCTCGCTGCTGAAATACATATTCCGGTTGATAACCTTATAAAGCAATTTGCTAATGCTGGTATCGATAAAACAGCAGTGGATTCTGTAACTGAAATAGAAAAAAAAATTTTTTTTGCTTATTTAAACAATAGAAATATTATTTCTAATAAATTAACTTGGCAACGTAAAATACGTAGCATGTTAAATATTTATACTACAGAAGGTAAAAGTAAATCGATACCAATTGAATTTCGCAGAAATCGCAATTATATACAAAATAATCCAAATACTCAATTATATTCGCAAGCTGAAGAAAAAGCTCAAAGAGAAGCTGAAGAAAAAGCTCAAAGAGAAGCTGAAGAAAAAGCTCAAAGAGAAGCTGAAGAAAAAGCCCAACGAGAAGCTGAAGAAAAAGCTCAAAGAGAAGCTGAAGAAAAAGCTCAAAGAGAAGCTGAAGAAAAAGCTCAAAGAGAAGCTGAAGAAAAAGCCCTACATAAAAAAGATAAAAATAAGCGTAAAGAATTAGCTAATTTTAAACGCCCAGTTGCAGATGAAATGCATCATAAAGTAGAAGAAAAGAGCTATAAACAAGTTGATAAAAAACGTCGGTTTGCTGAAAAATTAGGTAATAATTTGAATACTGCCTCTGCAGAAGAGGTAGATATTATTAACTATTACAATTTTAATACCTCTAATTATGTCCTAGAAGCAGAGGAAGAAAATGATATAAAAATTGAAGGTGATCATCGCCGTACCAGAGTTTTCAACTCTAGTAAGAAAAAAATAAGTAAACTATCAGCATTAGATTCTGATAGAGAAGAAGCACGAACAGTAGGTAGTTATCATAAAAATCAGCGTAAAAAAAGCACTTTACTACATAGGTTTAATAAACCCACCCAAGTGGTGAACCGCGATGTAATCATAGGGGAAACTATTTCTGTAACAGAATTAGCTAATAAAATGGCTCTAAAAGTATCGCAGGTCATTAAAACAATGATGAAATTAGGTGCTATAGCTACCATCAACCAAGTTATAGATCAAGAAACAGCGCAACTCATAGCAGAAGAAATGGGTCATAATGTTATACTATGTAGTAAAAACAAGTTAGAAGAATCAGTAATGTATGAACGCAATACCATAAATCCAGCTACTACAGAATTACGTGCGCCAATAGTAACTATAATGGGACATGTAGATCATGGTAAAACATCTATACTAGACTATATTCGCACGGCTAAAGTAGCGGCAGGAGAGGTAGGTGGTATTACGCAGCATCTGGGTACCTATCAGTTAAAAACTGAAAAAGGAATGATAACTTTCCTTGATACACCAGGTCATGCAGCATTTACAGCAATGAGAGCACGTGGTGTGCAGATAACGGATATAATAGTACTAGTAGTAGCTGCAGATGAAGGAGTGATGCTGCAGACAATTGAAGCTATTCAGCATGCAAAAGTCGCTAAAGTACCAATAGTAGTTGCTGTTAACAAAATTGATAAACTAGAATCAAATCCAGATATCATAAAAAATGAACTTACAAAATACGATCTGCTTCCAGAAGAATGGGGTGGTGAAAATCAATTTGTATATGTTTCTGCTAAAACTGGCTCTGGTATTGATAAATTACTTGAAGCAATTTTACTGCAAGCAGAAATTTTAGAACTCAAAGCAATCAATAAAGGATTTGCTTCTGGTGTCGTCATCGAATCTTGTTTAGATAAGGGATTAGGTCCAGTTGCTACAGTGCTAGTACTTGAAGGTACCCTTAATCGGGGTGATGTAGTTCTTTGTGGTTTGGAATATGGTCGTGTGCGTGCTATGCGCAATGAATTTGGTTGCGATTTAAAATCTGCTGGACCATCTGTTCCCGTTAAAATTTTAGGCCTATCAGGAATTCCAGCTGTTGGTGATAAAGTAACAGTAGTACGTGATGAGAAAAAAGCACGAGAAGTAGCTATTTATCGCCAAAGTAAATTTCGTGAAATAAAATTAGCACGTCAACAACAGTCAACTCTGGAAAACATGTTCTCTAACTTCACTAAAAGTGAAATATCTGAACTAAACATAGTGCTTAAATCTGACGTACAGGGTTCAGCTGAAGCCATCAGCAATGCACTAGAAAATTTATCTACCGAGAAAATAAAAGTAAAAATTGTGGGTTCTGGTGTGGGTAGTATTACTGATACTGATGTAACGTTAGCAGCAACCTCTAATGCTATTCTACTAGGTTTTAATGTTCGTGCAGAAAATTCTGTTAATCAGCTTCTTGAAACAAAAAAAATTGATATACGATATTACTCAATAATCTATGATCTCATTAATGAAGTAAAAAAAGCCATGAATTGTATGTTATTACCAGCATACAAACAGGAAATAGTAGGTATAGCAAAAGTTAGTGATGTATTTAATTCACTAAAATTCGGTGCTATTGCTGGTTGTATAGTAACTGAAGGAGTAGTTAAATGTCATAATAAAATACGTATTTTGCGTAAAAATGTAGTAATTTATGAAGGTGAAATAGATTCATTACGACATTTTAAAGATAATGTTAACGAAGTTCGTAATGGTATGACATGTGGTATTGGAGTAAAAAATTATAATAACATTATTTTAGGTGATATAATTGAAGTATTTAACTCTGTTGAGATAAAACGTACTAGTGTCTGA
- the rbfA gene encoding 30S ribosome-binding factor RbfA: MANEYSRIQRVSQEIKKNTAIILQREIKDPRIKITTVSYVKVSKDFAYAKIFVTFLNNETPEKVRKNIHLLQDMAYKVRLLLGKSMYLRIVPELTFIYDNSLVEGIRITKLVRQVVKNNNSQTLYINKYLEDTEKT, from the coding sequence ATGGCAAACGAATATAGTCGTATACAGCGCGTTTCACAGGAAATTAAAAAAAATACTGCCATTATCTTACAGCGCGAAATTAAAGATCCTCGCATAAAAATAACAACAGTATCCTACGTTAAAGTTTCTAAAGATTTCGCTTATGCAAAAATTTTTGTTACTTTTTTAAATAACGAAACACCTGAAAAAGTTAGAAAAAATATTCATCTTTTACAAGATATGGCGTACAAAGTACGCCTACTTCTTGGTAAATCAATGTACTTACGTATAGTGCCAGAATTAACTTTTATATATGATAATTCACTTGTAGAAGGAATACGTATCACTAAATTAGTGAGACAGGTTGTTAAAAATAATAATAGCCAAACTTTATATATAAATAAGTATCTTGAAGATACTGAAAAAACATGA
- the truB gene encoding tRNA pseudouridine(55) synthase TruB — MKHLNCSYRNINGIVLLDKPLDISSNNVLQNVKRLYYAKKAGHTGSLDPLATGMLPICLGEATKFSQFLLNADKRYKVTAKLGERTNTSDAKGQIINRRPVLLNKTKLMTELNYFLGEKKQVPSIFSALKYQGRPLYEYARKGIPVVREARPINIYDLKLHHWDLTKLELEIHCSKGTYIRTIIDDLGERLGCGAHVIALRRIAIANYSSKDMITLKTIQAIHTETRQETLACLDALLLPIDSALIAMPTINIPSSLADRVLLGQPINLIAPPTVGLVRMIYGTTNQFFGIGEITSQALLIPRRLIAKNCI; from the coding sequence ATGAAACATCTAAACTGCAGCTATCGTAATATTAACGGTATTGTACTGCTAGATAAACCCCTAGACATATCATCTAACAATGTGTTACAAAATGTGAAGCGTCTCTATTATGCTAAGAAGGCCGGGCATACTGGATCCTTAGATCCATTAGCAACTGGTATGTTGCCTATTTGTTTAGGCGAGGCAACTAAATTTTCTCAATTTTTGCTAAATGCCGATAAACGATATAAAGTAACCGCTAAATTAGGTGAGCGTACAAATACTTCTGACGCTAAGGGACAAATTATTAATAGACGACCCGTCTTACTAAATAAGACGAAGTTAATGACAGAGCTTAACTATTTCCTCGGTGAAAAAAAACAAGTGCCGTCTATTTTTTCAGCTTTAAAATATCAGGGGCGTCCTCTGTATGAATATGCTAGGAAAGGAATCCCAGTGGTACGCGAGGCACGACCAATTAATATTTACGATTTAAAATTACATCATTGGGACTTAACTAAGTTAGAACTAGAAATTCATTGTTCTAAAGGAACTTATATCCGCACTATTATAGATGATTTAGGTGAACGTTTAGGCTGTGGTGCACACGTAATTGCATTACGAAGAATAGCAATAGCTAACTATTCTAGCAAAGATATGATAACACTTAAAACTATTCAAGCTATACATACCGAAACTAGACAAGAAACCTTAGCGTGTTTAGATGCTTTACTATTACCTATAGATAGTGCTCTAATAGCTATGCCTACAATAAATATCCCCTCTTCCCTAGCAGATAGAGTGTTATTGGGTCAACCTATAAATCTTATAGCGCCACCTACGGTGGGTTTAGTACGGATGATTTATGGTACTACTAATCAATTTTTTGGTATTGGAGAAATAACATCTCAGGCACTTCTAATTCCACGTCGCCTGATAGCTAAAAACTGTATCTAA
- the rpsO gene encoding 30S ribosomal protein S15, producing MSLSFEIKEKIIYNFGRNAKDSGYTEVQIAILTTNISHLHNHFIEHKNDHHSRRGLLRMVSKRRKLLEYLKNKDRVRYTNLIERLDLRH from the coding sequence ATGTCTCTAAGTTTTGAAATAAAAGAAAAAATTATTTATAATTTCGGCCGTAACGCTAAAGACAGCGGTTATACTGAAGTTCAGATAGCTATTTTAACTACTAATATTAGCCATCTGCATAATCATTTTATAGAACATAAAAATGACCATCATAGTCGCCGGGGTCTATTACGTATGGTTTCAAAACGCCGTAAACTGCTAGAATACTTAAAAAACAAAGATAGAGTACGTTATACCAACCTTATTGAACGTCTAGATCTTCGTCATTAA